One genomic window of uncultured delta proteobacterium includes the following:
- a CDS encoding TRAP-T family transporter, fused small and large inner membrane subunits, with protein MIEHLLAALPAVIFSWHSILAMVLSTGAGIVIGALPGLSATMGVALLIPFTFGMDPLTALLAMAGMYNGAIYGGSIAAILLNIPGTPAAVCTTLDGYPMAKRGEGVLALQTAVICSTFGGAVSALSLMFVAPYLAALALGFGPAEYFWVAVLGLSTIASFLSGSTIKGLISGFIGLLVSTIGTDAITGVTRFDFGTTYLLDGVPQLVALIGLFSIPEVFSILERSGINQPKANINLAAAKGWDWVKDTAASWGIWIRSSVIGVIVGMLPGAGANIAAFISYNDARQRSKTPEKFGTGIIDGVKAAETANNAVTASALAPMLTFGVPGNAVAAVMIGGLMIHGLQPGPNLFVNEPTIVYGLMWGMFLTNFIMLFFGVLGSRLFAKCLLIPPTLMAAAIAVLSCVGTFSINNTMGDVYAMLVCGLVGVIMLRLRIPVAPAVLGLILGGMAEDQLRRALMLSDSVLDIFTRPISAVLVLLTLISLSVPVIKAYRKRRAGIVEEATGGGTDF; from the coding sequence ATGATTGAACATCTTCTTGCCGCCCTCCCCGCCGTTATTTTTTCCTGGCACTCCATTCTGGCCATGGTCCTCTCCACCGGGGCGGGCATCGTCATCGGCGCCCTGCCCGGCCTCTCCGCCACCATGGGCGTTGCGCTGCTCATCCCCTTCACCTTCGGCATGGACCCCCTGACCGCGCTGCTGGCCATGGCGGGCATGTACAACGGGGCCATTTACGGCGGGTCCATCGCCGCCATTCTGTTAAACATTCCGGGAACCCCGGCGGCCGTCTGCACGACCCTGGACGGCTACCCCATGGCCAAGCGGGGCGAAGGGGTCCTTGCGCTGCAAACCGCCGTTATCTGCTCCACCTTTGGCGGCGCGGTCAGCGCGCTCTCCCTGATGTTCGTCGCGCCCTATCTGGCCGCGCTGGCTCTGGGATTCGGCCCGGCGGAATATTTCTGGGTCGCGGTCCTGGGGCTTTCCACCATCGCGAGCTTTCTCTCCGGATCAACGATCAAGGGCCTTATCAGCGGCTTTATCGGCCTCCTGGTCAGCACCATCGGCACGGACGCCATTACCGGGGTGACCCGCTTTGACTTCGGCACCACCTATCTTCTTGACGGCGTGCCGCAGCTCGTCGCCCTTATCGGGCTGTTTTCCATCCCGGAAGTCTTTTCCATCCTTGAGCGCAGCGGCATAAACCAGCCCAAGGCCAATATCAACCTCGCCGCCGCCAAGGGCTGGGATTGGGTGAAGGATACCGCCGCCTCCTGGGGCATCTGGATCCGTTCCTCGGTCATCGGCGTCATCGTCGGCATGCTGCCGGGGGCGGGCGCCAACATAGCCGCCTTCATCAGCTACAACGACGCCCGCCAGCGCTCCAAGACGCCGGAGAAATTCGGCACCGGCATCATAGACGGGGTCAAGGCGGCGGAAACCGCCAATAACGCGGTGACAGCGAGCGCGCTGGCGCCCATGCTGACCTTCGGCGTGCCCGGCAACGCGGTTGCCGCCGTCATGATCGGCGGCCTCATGATCCACGGGCTGCAACCCGGGCCCAACCTGTTCGTCAACGAACCCACCATCGTCTACGGTCTCATGTGGGGCATGTTCCTGACCAACTTCATCATGCTTTTCTTCGGCGTTCTGGGTTCGCGCCTGTTCGCCAAATGCCTGCTCATCCCCCCCACGCTCATGGCCGCCGCCATCGCGGTCTTAAGCTGCGTGGGCACCTTCAGCATCAACAACACCATGGGGGACGTGTACGCCATGCTCGTCTGCGGCCTGGTCGGCGTCATTATGCTGCGCCTTCGCATCCCCGTGGCCCCGGCGGTTCTCGGCCTCATCCTCGGCGGCATGGCGGAGGATCAGCTGCGCCGGGCGCTCATGCTGTCCGACTCCGTCCTGGACATCTTCACCCGGCCCATTTCCGCCGTTCTCGTGCTCCTGACGCTTATCAGCCTTTCGGTGCCGGTCATCAAGGCCTACAGAAAACGCAGGGCCGGCATTGTGGAAGAAGCCACGGGCGGCGGAACCGACTTTTAA
- a CDS encoding putative Transcriptional regulator, GntR family (Evidence 3 : Function proposed based on presence of conserved amino acid motif, structural feature or limited homology): protein MTHTTNLESVVKKSIAETVADIIRNGILTGKIKPGEKLKEQELCKELNVSRTPLREAYRLLQSQNLINYSPYVGVTVVSLTPRFVEEMWFIKSLLVPQSVALAAKNAAPEKVEALFAITEELESRCEDSPEIFYSLDSKLHLAIAWFSGNEELHKLLTNIYDSTVLARSLTVVNSRSIKNSCDEHRMILNAIAAKDGQSGVARTLEHLERSRRAILSNIS from the coding sequence ATGACACACACAACAAACCTTGAGTCCGTCGTCAAAAAATCCATTGCGGAAACAGTCGCCGATATTATCCGTAACGGTATCCTCACGGGAAAAATCAAACCCGGGGAAAAACTCAAGGAACAGGAACTGTGCAAAGAGCTCAACGTCAGCCGGACCCCTCTGCGCGAGGCGTATCGCCTTCTCCAGTCGCAGAACCTCATCAACTACAGCCCGTATGTGGGCGTTACCGTCGTCAGCCTGACTCCCCGGTTCGTCGAGGAAATGTGGTTCATAAAATCGCTGCTGGTTCCGCAATCCGTTGCCCTGGCAGCGAAAAACGCTGCCCCAGAAAAGGTTGAGGCTCTTTTTGCCATCACGGAAGAGCTGGAAAGCCGCTGCGAGGATTCCCCGGAAATATTTTACTCGCTCGACAGCAAACTCCACCTCGCCATTGCCTGGTTTTCGGGCAACGAGGAATTGCACAAGCTCCTGACAAATATCTACGACAGCACCGTTCTCGCGCGGAGCCTCACGGTGGTGAACAGCCGCTCCATCAAAAATTCCTGTGACGAACACCGCATGATCCTTAATGCAATTGCCGCCAAGGACGGCCAGAGCGGCGTCGCGCGGACACTGGAACACTTGGAGCGCAGCCGCCGGGCAATACTGTCGAATATTTCCTGA
- a CDS encoding conserved membrane hypothetical protein (Evidence 4 : Homologs of previously reported genes of unknown function) — MRQYMQDRLIAIFGLALVCVGFWLCTFYETDSALFPEICLFCIGFLLTLLGIESYLTEHRLKVSGKESMMAMPMNWGPFLVVVAALAAYGVALVLLGFYSASVIFLLAVGFLWKGVKKPVIVAFTICFMIFLYVCFTILFNVPLPKGLLF; from the coding sequence ATGAGACAATATATGCAGGACAGGCTGATAGCCATTTTCGGCCTCGCCCTCGTCTGTGTAGGGTTTTGGCTGTGCACTTTTTATGAAACGGACAGCGCGCTGTTCCCTGAAATCTGCCTGTTCTGCATCGGCTTTTTGCTGACGCTGCTGGGGATTGAGAGCTACCTTACGGAGCACCGCCTCAAGGTATCGGGCAAGGAAAGCATGATGGCGATGCCCATGAACTGGGGGCCGTTCCTGGTTGTGGTCGCGGCTCTGGCCGCGTACGGGGTAGCCCTGGTGCTCCTGGGATTTTATTCGGCGAGCGTCATCTTCCTGCTCGCCGTGGGCTTCCTGTGGAAGGGGGTGAAAAAGCCGGTGATCGTCGCCTTCACCATCTGCTTCATGATCTTCCTGTACGTCTGTTTCACCATCCTTTTCAACGTCCCCCTGCCCAAGGGCCTTCTGTTCTGA
- a CDS encoding conserved hypothetical protein (Evidence 4 : Homologs of previously reported genes of unknown function), with protein sequence MLTPKNIAVIGFGEAGTIIAEGCITGSKRQQNTVTCHAWDIRMQDAAARKPLEEKAAGLGVTLHETAGTWLKDVDVVFSLVFGGVAKDVALDLLPFMKEGAAYIDLTTSVPGDMRAAAAAFAERKVGFIDGTALGSFRTNGVTVPFVLSGTNVESCSAWMNSLGFATTPVPGPAGNASCVKLLRSVLAKGLEALAIECFTAAESMGLRETMQSAFNDFDLRPLVAALEDMSASHIPHCKRRLDEIDHALHMLDGVSLDGTMTRASRDFYARTVASGAQLVPGKQGTWDACLPVFQKVLHKQ encoded by the coding sequence ATGCTTACGCCCAAAAATATAGCGGTCATCGGCTTCGGCGAGGCCGGGACAATCATTGCCGAAGGCTGCATTACCGGCTCGAAACGGCAGCAAAACACCGTGACCTGCCACGCCTGGGATATCCGCATGCAGGATGCGGCAGCTAGGAAGCCCCTGGAAGAAAAGGCCGCCGGTCTTGGCGTCACCCTGCACGAAACCGCCGGAACGTGGCTTAAGGATGTGGACGTCGTCTTTTCTCTCGTGTTCGGCGGCGTGGCCAAAGACGTCGCGCTGGACCTCCTGCCGTTCATGAAGGAAGGCGCCGCCTACATAGACCTGACCACCTCGGTTCCCGGCGACATGCGCGCGGCGGCGGCCGCCTTTGCCGAGCGCAAGGTGGGCTTCATCGACGGCACGGCGCTCGGTTCCTTCCGCACCAACGGTGTAACCGTGCCCTTTGTTCTGAGCGGCACCAACGTCGAGTCATGTTCCGCCTGGATGAATTCGCTCGGCTTCGCCACCACGCCGGTTCCCGGCCCCGCGGGCAACGCCTCCTGCGTGAAGCTTCTGCGCAGCGTTCTCGCCAAGGGGCTTGAAGCGCTTGCCATCGAGTGCTTTACCGCGGCCGAATCCATGGGCCTGCGGGAAACCATGCAGTCCGCCTTCAACGATTTTGACCTGCGCCCGCTGGTAGCCGCGCTTGAAGATATGAGCGCGAGCCACATCCCGCACTGCAAACGCCGCCTGGACGAAATCGACCATGCCCTGCACATGCTCGACGGTGTGTCTTTAGACGGCACCATGACCCGGGCCTCGCGGGACTTTTACGCGCGCACCGTCGCATCCGGCGCGCAGCTCGTTCCCGGCAAGCAGGGTACCTGGGACGCCTGCCTGCCGGTCTTCCAAAAGGTGCTCCATAAACAATAG
- a CDS encoding Dimethylmenaquinone methyltransferase — MSNPGMKIYCNPPRPDNALVERLRDCRTALLSDASNRMFAMDARIAARGSARRICGPAVTVRSAIADNMAFHQAMLLAKPGDVIVADLGGDMNYSVAGALMYTCAMARGIAGFVIDGCVRYIRELEQNNFPVFAAGVTPRGHYQCGPGEVNVPVQCGGVVVRPGDIIVGDEDGVVVVRPEDADSILTAMQRVIDNEAEMTALIKAGKWEDSLIIRRMRKNMDEMKFEFIE; from the coding sequence ATGCGCTGGTCGAGCGGCTGCGGGACTGCCGCACGGCGCTGCTGTCCGACGCGTCAAACCGTATGTTCGCGATGGACGCGCGCATCGCCGCGCGGGGTTCCGCCCGGCGGATCTGCGGACCCGCCGTGACGGTGCGCAGCGCCATTGCCGACAACATGGCGTTCCACCAGGCCATGCTGCTCGCCAAACCCGGCGACGTGATCGTCGCCGACCTCGGCGGAGACATGAACTACAGTGTCGCCGGCGCGCTGATGTATACCTGCGCCATGGCGCGCGGCATCGCGGGGTTTGTCATCGACGGCTGCGTCCGCTATATCCGTGAGCTCGAACAAAACAACTTCCCGGTGTTCGCGGCGGGGGTTACCCCACGCGGGCATTATCAATGCGGTCCCGGCGAGGTCAACGTGCCGGTGCAGTGCGGGGGTGTTGTCGTGCGACCGGGGGATATCATCGTCGGGGACGAGGACGGCGTGGTCGTTGTGCGGCCGGAGGACGCGGACAGCATCCTGACGGCCATGCAACGCGTCATCGACAATGAGGCCGAAATGACAGCGCTGATCAAGGCGGGCAAATGGGAAGACAGCCTCATCATCCGCCGGATGCGTAAAAACATGGATGAAATGAAATTCGAATTCATAGAATAG
- a CDS encoding putative C4-dicarboxylate transport system (Permease small protein) (Evidence 3 : Function proposed based on presence of conserved amino acid motif, structural feature or limited homology), producing the protein MKLAKEFVNYLEEWLIAVILAYLAIITALQVFMRHVVGDSLSWSEETLRFAFIWMIMLGFSAGVRRDTHIRVLLVFDRLSGRARYVVQMLVHIFFFITAAIIFYLSMLSVDSFVEFPQVSPATGISMQYVYLAAPVGFGLTMIRLAQRMVIDTRSFRRDGQRPDAKG; encoded by the coding sequence ATGAAACTGGCCAAAGAATTCGTCAATTATCTTGAAGAATGGCTGATTGCGGTAATCCTGGCATACCTTGCCATCATAACAGCCCTCCAGGTCTTCATGCGGCATGTTGTGGGGGATTCCCTTTCCTGGAGCGAGGAGACGCTCCGCTTTGCCTTCATTTGGATGATAATGCTCGGGTTCAGCGCCGGGGTCCGCCGGGACACGCACATCCGCGTGCTCCTCGTTTTTGACAGGCTCAGCGGCCGCGCGCGCTACGTGGTCCAGATGCTCGTGCATATTTTCTTCTTCATTACCGCGGCCATAATTTTTTACCTGAGCATGCTCAGCGTGGATTCGTTCGTCGAGTTTCCCCAGGTAAGCCCGGCAACGGGCATTTCGATGCAATATGTGTATCTCGCGGCGCCGGTCGGATTCGGCCTGACCATGATACGCCTCGCGCAACGGATGGTCATCGACACGCGGTCGTTCCGCCGCGACGGCCAACGCCCTGATGCAAAAGGATAA
- a CDS encoding conserved exported hypothetical protein (Evidence 4 : Homologs of previously reported genes of unknown function): protein MNACRRIIVLSVMAVMVMLGTAPKAEAAWPADQPITMIVAYSPGGATDIAARLAAVYIEKYLGQSVAVINRPGAGGEIGFTALAEAKPDGYTIGFINTPNVLSIPMQRPTRYSLESFIPVAQLMDDPDAFLVMKDSPLSTLKDLAEYAKANPNKVTYGTSGIGSDDHIAAEMFAMAAGVQMKHVPFDGASSNRTALLGNHIMLGVFNISEAAEYVAGGQLKILGQMASERQELFPDTPTFKEQGFNVLMASTRGIAMPAGTPDDIVKKFAEACEKAIKDPEFQKKCAAANLPLRFLNPTDYLASLKKNQKDFQALWDANPWAQQKKK from the coding sequence ATGAACGCATGCAGAAGAATTATCGTCTTGTCCGTCATGGCCGTCATGGTAATGCTCGGCACCGCGCCCAAAGCGGAAGCGGCCTGGCCCGCCGACCAGCCCATCACCATGATCGTGGCCTATTCGCCCGGCGGCGCCACCGACATCGCGGCCCGCCTTGCCGCCGTGTATATTGAAAAATACCTCGGCCAGTCCGTCGCGGTCATCAACCGTCCCGGCGCGGGCGGCGAAATCGGCTTCACCGCCCTTGCCGAAGCCAAACCCGACGGCTACACCATCGGCTTCATCAACACGCCCAACGTGCTGAGCATACCCATGCAGCGTCCGACGCGCTACTCCCTTGAATCCTTCATTCCCGTGGCCCAGCTCATGGACGACCCGGACGCGTTCCTCGTCATGAAGGACAGCCCCTTAAGCACCCTCAAGGATCTGGCCGAATACGCCAAGGCCAACCCCAACAAGGTGACCTACGGCACCTCCGGCATCGGTTCCGACGACCACATCGCGGCTGAAATGTTCGCCATGGCGGCCGGGGTCCAGATGAAACACGTGCCCTTTGACGGCGCTTCCTCCAACAGAACCGCCCTGCTCGGCAACCATATCATGCTCGGCGTGTTCAACATCAGCGAAGCCGCGGAATATGTCGCCGGCGGCCAGTTGAAAATTCTCGGCCAGATGGCTTCCGAACGCCAGGAACTGTTCCCCGACACCCCGACCTTCAAAGAACAGGGGTTCAACGTGCTCATGGCCTCCACCCGCGGCATCGCCATGCCCGCCGGAACGCCCGACGATATCGTCAAAAAATTCGCGGAAGCCTGCGAAAAAGCCATCAAGGATCCGGAATTTCAGAAAAAGTGCGCCGCGGCCAACCTGCCCCTGCGCTTCCTCAACCCCACGGATTACCTTGCCAGCCTGAAGAAGAACCAAAAAGACTTCCAGGCCCTGTGGGACGCCAACCCCTGGGCGCAGCAGAAGAAAAAATAG
- a CDS encoding conserved hypothetical protein (Evidence 4 : Homologs of previously reported genes of unknown function) has protein sequence MAVIRTVLGDIAPSEFGVCDFHEHLIRSNGPEVALNSWYLMDSIAAACTELDDFIAAGGKSMVCMDPIGSGRDVPKMIEIANRYKNKAHLVMVTGFHKGSLYDNRGHWTVLCPRDKVVAMIVKDVTEGMDIYSYAGPIVERSSARAGVIKAGTGMREITPFEQNTLAIAARAQAECGAAISTHTDYGTMGVETIEILRQNGANIEKVVLCHTNKVNDRYYFKKMLDMGANLCFEGPDRPEWAPDIEVAENIRWLVEKGYGKQILLSMDAGRSTFQKGYMAEKGVVAHGISYMLTDFVPLMQEIGIAQNAIDDILMHNPARVLAM, from the coding sequence ATGGCCGTTATCAGAACCGTCCTCGGGGACATAGCCCCGTCGGAATTCGGGGTCTGCGATTTTCATGAGCACCTGATCCGCTCGAACGGGCCGGAGGTCGCGCTCAACAGCTGGTACCTGATGGACAGCATCGCCGCCGCCTGCACCGAACTGGACGATTTTATCGCCGCCGGGGGCAAGTCGATGGTCTGCATGGACCCTATCGGCTCGGGCCGGGACGTGCCCAAAATGATCGAGATAGCCAACCGCTACAAAAACAAGGCCCATCTCGTGATGGTGACCGGATTTCACAAGGGCAGCCTCTATGACAATCGCGGCCACTGGACAGTGCTCTGCCCCCGGGACAAGGTTGTCGCGATGATCGTCAAGGACGTCACCGAGGGCATGGACATATACAGTTACGCCGGCCCGATTGTTGAGCGGTCTTCCGCCAGGGCGGGCGTCATCAAGGCGGGCACCGGCATGCGGGAGATCACGCCCTTCGAGCAGAACACCCTGGCGATCGCCGCGCGGGCGCAAGCGGAATGCGGGGCCGCCATCTCGACCCATACCGACTACGGCACCATGGGCGTTGAAACCATCGAGATTCTCAGGCAGAACGGCGCGAATATTGAAAAGGTCGTGCTCTGCCATACCAACAAGGTCAACGACCGCTATTATTTTAAAAAGATGCTTGATATGGGAGCAAACCTGTGTTTTGAAGGTCCGGACCGCCCTGAATGGGCTCCCGACATTGAAGTTGCCGAGAACATCCGGTGGCTGGTCGAAAAGGGCTACGGCAAACAGATACTGCTTTCGATGGACGCCGGACGCTCGACCTTCCAAAAAGGCTATATGGCGGAAAAGGGCGTTGTGGCGCACGGCATATCATACATGCTGACCGACTTCGTCCCGCTTATGCAGGAGATCGGCATTGCGCAAAACGCCATCGACGACATCCTGATGCATAATCCCGCAAGGGTCCTTGCGATGTGA
- a CDS encoding hypothetical protein (Evidence 5 : No homology to any previously reported sequences) yields the protein MVMGWSAGQAASALGAVPSITMTAMTDKTIILLHAFIVVLRYSC from the coding sequence ATGGTGATGGGCTGGTCGGCGGGCCAGGCCGCTTCCGCTTTGGGCGCGGTGCCGAGCATTACCATGACGGCCATGACGGACAAGACGATAATTCTTCTGCATGCGTTCATTGTTGTTCTCCGTTACAGTTGTTAG